The uncultured Methanomethylovorans sp. genome contains a region encoding:
- a CDS encoding archease has product MPDAPKKYEYLDHTADAKFLAYGKTLEEAFENAALAMFNVMINTNTISNTLLQDIDLVAEDIDGLLFDWLSEFLFLMDAENLIFGDFKVHSIKQKGGKFYLSATVYGELIDLSRHVFDTEVKAATYNNMQVKNLADGWVLQATVDT; this is encoded by the coding sequence ATGCCCGATGCCCCGAAGAAGTATGAATATCTGGACCACACTGCAGATGCTAAGTTTCTTGCATACGGTAAAACCCTTGAGGAAGCTTTTGAGAACGCAGCTCTTGCTATGTTCAATGTTATGATCAATACTAATACAATATCTAACACTTTATTACAGGATATTGATCTAGTTGCGGAAGATATTGATGGTTTGCTCTTTGATTGGCTTTCTGAATTCCTATTTCTTATGGATGCGGAAAATCTAATATTTGGTGATTTTAAGGTACATAGCATCAAGCAGAAAGGTGGTAAGTTTTACCTTTCAGCTACTGTTTATGGTGAACTTATCGATCTCTCTAGACATGTGTTTGATACTGAGGTAAAAGCAGCTACATATAACAACATGCAAGTGAAGAACTTAGCAGATGGATGGGTATTGCAGGCTACAGTAGACACATAA
- a CDS encoding RtcB family protein: MSEDNDISVNLNKINDNTWEVPRGYKPGMRVPGRLFLSSPLLKMLEQGTLDQVANVAALPGIQKYSMAMPDAHLGYGFPIGGVAAFDMEEGVISPGGVGFDINCGVRLIRSNLQENDVRPGIKDLLENLFHAVPSGVGSKSRLRVNDDQLNDIFIHGSRWAVENGYGLPKDVERCESQGMMEGALINQVSTKARQRGRPQLGTLGSGNHFLEIQYVDEIYDTKAAEAFGLEKGQVTFMIHCGSRGAGHQICTDHLRTLTQAAQKYKIDLPDKQLACAPTDSSEAQNYFGAMVCAANYAWANRQVIMHWAREVFQDFLHKDLDELGMDLVYDVAHNVAKLEEHKIDGKKQEVYVHRKGATRAFPPGHSDIPAAYKKVGQPVLIPGSMGTASYVLHGTHDAMDISFGSACHGAGRVMSRAHAKHEFRGEQIQKELSDMGISVRATQPALIAEEAPEVYKSSSDVVDVVHNLGIARKVARLMPIGVVKG, translated from the coding sequence ATGTCTGAAGATAACGATATTTCAGTTAACCTTAATAAAATCAATGATAATACATGGGAGGTGCCTCGGGGATATAAGCCGGGCATGCGTGTTCCAGGGCGCCTGTTCTTGTCTTCTCCGCTTCTTAAAATGCTGGAGCAGGGCACGCTGGATCAGGTGGCCAATGTAGCTGCATTGCCAGGAATACAAAAATATTCCATGGCCATGCCTGATGCACATCTTGGTTATGGTTTCCCCATAGGCGGTGTTGCAGCTTTTGATATGGAGGAAGGTGTTATCAGTCCGGGGGGCGTGGGTTTTGATATCAACTGTGGTGTGAGGCTTATCCGGTCCAACCTGCAAGAAAATGATGTGAGGCCAGGAATAAAGGACCTATTGGAAAATTTATTCCATGCAGTGCCCTCTGGTGTTGGTTCAAAAAGTCGTCTGCGAGTAAATGATGATCAATTAAATGATATTTTTATACACGGGTCACGCTGGGCTGTAGAAAATGGATACGGTTTGCCCAAAGACGTGGAAAGATGTGAAAGTCAGGGAATGATGGAGGGAGCTCTTATCAATCAAGTAAGCACAAAGGCACGTCAAAGAGGCAGGCCTCAACTGGGTACTCTTGGCAGCGGCAATCATTTTTTGGAGATCCAGTATGTAGATGAGATCTACGACACAAAAGCTGCTGAAGCCTTTGGTCTTGAAAAAGGGCAGGTCACATTCATGATACACTGTGGATCAAGGGGTGCAGGTCATCAGATATGTACTGATCATCTGCGAACTCTTACTCAGGCAGCACAAAAATACAAAATAGACCTCCCGGACAAGCAGCTTGCATGCGCACCTACGGATTCTTCTGAGGCTCAGAACTATTTCGGAGCTATGGTATGTGCAGCCAACTATGCTTGGGCTAATAGACAGGTCATTATGCACTGGGCAAGAGAAGTATTCCAGGATTTCCTCCATAAGGATCTGGATGAACTGGGCATGGACCTCGTGTACGATGTGGCACACAATGTGGCAAAACTTGAGGAACACAAAATAGACGGAAAAAAGCAGGAGGTCTATGTGCACAGAAAAGGCGCCACGCGTGCTTTCCCTCCAGGACATTCCGATATTCCTGCTGCATATAAAAAAGTAGGTCAACCTGTGCTTATTCCAGGAAGTATGGGTACTGCTTCATACGTACTACACGGAACACATGATGCAATGGATATCAGTTTTGGTAGTGCATGCCATGGTGCTGGCAGGGTTATGAGCAGAGCTCATGCCAAGCACGAGTTCAGAGGAGAGCAGATACAGAAGGAACTCAGTGATATGGGTATATCTGTTCGTGCCACTCAACCAGCACTAATAGCTGAAGAGGCTCCGGAAGTCTATAAGTCAAGTAGTGATGTGGTGGATGTTGTTCATAACCTGGGTATAGCAAGAAAAGTGGCACGCTTAATGCCAATTGGAGTTGTAAAAGGTTGA
- the artA gene encoding archaeosortase A, with protein MLTLLWISIYLMLLSAILPVKNGSKRIIGALGWGIFSIHWLRQPLHYIAIDDYVNVVLTISMGIFCIFIAYRMFIEHTHKYTPMKQQIDITYMATNAIAIGSVFYYPFAEIASLSEWLISTVTNNIMWALGMLNITAYRTGNLITYNGHTVEIILGCTAIESIALFMGLIASVNAPLKKLFAAFMVSVPVIYILNILRDVFVVIAYGEMWFGPNSFEIAHHMIAKAGSGVALFVIAYMVMRILPDILELIDGLWDMTAEQMHNLRNKVLGNN; from the coding sequence ATGCTTACCTTACTATGGATATCAATCTATTTAATGCTACTAAGTGCCATTCTGCCTGTGAAAAATGGTTCTAAAAGAATAATAGGAGCTTTGGGATGGGGCATATTCTCCATTCACTGGCTACGCCAGCCCTTACACTATATTGCAATAGATGACTATGTCAATGTAGTGCTTACTATTTCAATGGGCATATTTTGTATCTTCATAGCATATAGAATGTTCATTGAGCATACCCATAAATACACTCCAATGAAACAGCAAATAGATATCACGTATATGGCTACTAATGCCATAGCTATTGGATCAGTGTTCTATTATCCCTTCGCAGAGATAGCATCCCTCAGTGAGTGGCTGATTAGTACAGTTACAAATAATATAATGTGGGCACTGGGCATGTTAAACATTACTGCCTATAGGACTGGCAACTTGATAACATACAACGGTCACACTGTAGAGATCATCCTGGGATGTACAGCCATTGAAAGCATTGCCCTTTTTATGGGCCTGATAGCATCTGTGAATGCGCCACTAAAAAAATTATTTGCAGCATTCATGGTATCAGTTCCAGTCATCTATATACTTAATATATTAAGAGATGTATTTGTAGTGATCGCATACGGTGAAATGTGGTTTGGACCTAATAGCTTTGAGATTGCACATCATATGATAGCAAAGGCGGGTTCGGGTGTGGCCCTGTTCGTGATCGCATATATGGTCATGCGCATACTGCCTGACATCCTAGAGCTCATTGATGGCCTATGGGACATGACTGCTGAACAGATGCATAATTTAAGGAATAAAGTTTTGGGAAATAATTAA
- a CDS encoding polymer-forming cytoskeletal protein: MVPDNTKMEEHTIVVEGDVIVGNHSDIKYGIHTNSAILGERVELAGDLICKSDVRIDIWSRIGGNVKTDTDAYLGEFVDINGKLIVKGDLDIGNDVKINGGFEAKGWIVIRNPVPVIVYLFLYISELLRLGKDEEVENALNDLFEGDVEAMGSAVMIIPNGSSISIDSIRVPSHAVIGNGCRLVGNIRSTSLEMGDGNTLYGSIRTIDDVTMGKDNSIHGNIVSRGMVQISEGSHVLGEINARTVRIHESARVDGVMRASEGVVFERDDQEELSDKQLMHLDV; this comes from the coding sequence GTGGTCCCTGACAATACAAAGATGGAAGAGCACACTATTGTCGTGGAAGGTGATGTGATAGTAGGCAACCATTCCGACATCAAATATGGTATTCATACCAACTCTGCTATTTTGGGTGAACGTGTGGAGCTTGCTGGCGATCTTATCTGTAAGTCTGATGTACGTATCGATATCTGGTCCCGGATAGGCGGTAATGTCAAAACAGATACGGATGCGTATCTGGGAGAGTTTGTGGACATCAATGGCAAACTCATTGTCAAAGGAGATCTGGATATAGGTAACGACGTAAAGATCAACGGGGGTTTCGAGGCAAAGGGCTGGATAGTAATACGTAATCCTGTGCCGGTTATCGTGTATCTATTCCTCTATATAAGTGAGCTTCTGCGGCTTGGCAAGGATGAAGAAGTGGAAAATGCCCTGAATGACCTATTTGAGGGTGATGTGGAGGCTATGGGCTCTGCTGTTATGATAATTCCTAACGGTTCGAGTATTTCTATTGACTCCATACGCGTACCTTCTCACGCAGTGATTGGAAACGGTTGCAGGCTTGTAGGAAATATCCGTTCCACATCATTGGAGATGGGTGATGGCAATACTCTCTATGGAAGTATACGGACCATAGATGATGTAACTATGGGAAAGGATAATTCCATTCATGGGAATATTGTTTCCAGAGGTATGGTTCAGATATCTGAAGGCTCTCATGTGCTGGGCGAGATCAATGCACGTACTGTAAGGATACATGAGTCAGCAAGAGTGGACGGTGTAATGAGAGCTTCTGAAGGTGTTGTTTTTGAAAGGGATGATCAGGAAGAATTAAGTGACAAGCAACTAATGCATCTTGATGTTTAG
- a CDS encoding molybdopterin-dependent oxidoreductase, with the protein MKELIYQTVCPGCGIGCGLYLREDDQGAIGVDFLKSNPVNLGKLCRFGLKLQHYYSSGAYCKAEEPASSMEDAIKYAATRLKGADKVAMLSVGNTTCEEHMAFVRIAETLGSSVHTGIQAYSKLPSECHSYLEGMPFQDIEKANRIVLFIDPYVQYPLLVRRLLAAKRNNSHIISVGTKELHLADENLSITPNEYSQLGLDSNSVIITDLHPHTDINDICQLLNLSLETGAKILVMKPFVNSEGVNRLSQVKTDAQGLSQLMDEVKKGNIKTLVLLDSDPIELMPDADETIESLKKLDNLIVISSRKSAVNEIADVVISTEPLYRKAGTFVNSEGRLQENSGTGITGINAMSSLNKELGFGEFEYGHLHEQVMAVLTNERQKSGYSKIEDLATAKQCTGGYVLKYFYNPFMWFNQLDDNDFVLINLNMVRSLKLKKGGQISLTSEKSNIKMRYRVEGMPDGLILTARKLPIAIAGTTSVKVEGC; encoded by the coding sequence ATGAAAGAACTAATATATCAGACAGTGTGTCCAGGCTGCGGTATTGGCTGCGGTTTATATCTAAGGGAGGACGATCAGGGTGCTATTGGCGTTGACTTTCTGAAAAGCAATCCTGTGAACCTGGGTAAGCTATGCAGATTCGGGCTGAAACTTCAACATTACTATTCATCAGGAGCATATTGTAAGGCAGAAGAGCCGGCTTCAAGCATGGAAGATGCCATAAAATACGCTGCTACAAGGCTCAAAGGTGCAGATAAGGTTGCTATGCTCTCGGTGGGTAATACTACATGTGAAGAACACATGGCATTTGTCAGAATAGCAGAGACCTTGGGATCTTCAGTGCACACAGGTATACAGGCATATTCAAAACTGCCTTCTGAGTGCCACTCTTATCTTGAAGGCATGCCTTTCCAAGATATTGAAAAAGCCAATAGGATAGTTCTTTTCATCGATCCTTATGTGCAATATCCTCTGCTTGTCAGGAGATTGCTTGCTGCCAAGCGTAATAACTCACACATAATTTCTGTAGGCACAAAAGAACTTCACCTCGCAGATGAGAACTTGTCCATTACTCCAAATGAGTATAGTCAGCTTGGTCTTGACAGTAACTCTGTCATCATAACAGACCTACATCCGCATACGGATATTAATGACATCTGCCAACTGCTAAATCTTTCACTTGAGACAGGAGCAAAGATACTTGTTATGAAGCCTTTTGTGAACAGTGAAGGCGTTAATCGACTCTCACAAGTTAAAACAGATGCACAGGGGCTTTCTCAGCTAATGGATGAAGTAAAAAAAGGAAATATCAAGACTCTTGTTCTGCTTGATAGTGATCCTATTGAACTCATGCCAGATGCTGATGAAACTATCGAATCGCTAAAAAAGCTTGATAATCTCATCGTAATAAGTTCAAGGAAGAGCGCTGTTAATGAAATAGCTGACGTGGTTATTTCAACAGAACCTTTGTACAGGAAGGCTGGAACTTTTGTGAACTCTGAGGGAAGGCTTCAGGAAAACAGTGGAACTGGTATCACTGGTATAAATGCGATGTCTTCTTTGAACAAAGAGCTGGGATTCGGAGAGTTTGAGTATGGGCATTTACATGAACAGGTTATGGCTGTTCTTACAAATGAAAGGCAAAAGTCTGGATACAGCAAAATTGAGGACTTAGCTACAGCAAAGCAGTGTACTGGTGGCTATGTGTTGAAGTATTTCTACAATCCTTTCATGTGGTTCAACCAGCTGGATGATAATGATTTTGTGTTAATCAATCTCAATATGGTAAGAAGTCTTAAACTGAAAAAAGGTGGTCAAATAAGCCTGACTTCTGAAAAAAGCAATATAAAGATGCGCTATCGCGTTGAGGGAATGCCCGATGGTTTGATACTAACTGCCAGGAAACTTCCTATTGCGATAGCAGGTACAACAAGTGTAAAAGTGGAGGGGTGCTGA
- a CDS encoding acetylornithine transaminase codes for MSSINYESIAQKDAAHVMQTYGRQPIALASGKGALVRDIYGVEYIDCVAGIAVNNVGHCHPRVVEAIKSQAEKLIHVSNLYYTEVQANLAEELVKLTGMERAFFCNSGAEAVEAAMKLARVTTGKTEFIAAERSFHGRTMGSLSVTYKEIYRAPFRPLVQEEIFVPYDDANAMAEAITEKTAAIIIEPIQGEGGVHVPSDGYLQEVRRICDEHGILLIFDEVQTGFGRTGKWFCKDHFGLQPDIMCMAKAMGGGFPMGGIVARKGIAFGKGQHASTFGGNPLACAAALGSISAIKEDKLLEHATEVGIYFMDKLRKANISGFKEVRGRGLMIGLELERNCTEIVEYARKNGVLLNSTSETVIRFAPPLVITKDQIDRVVEVIEQA; via the coding sequence ATGTCTTCTATAAATTACGAAAGCATCGCACAGAAGGATGCAGCACATGTCATGCAGACATATGGGCGTCAGCCGATTGCCCTTGCCAGTGGAAAAGGTGCACTTGTCCGTGATATCTACGGCGTGGAGTACATAGACTGCGTAGCAGGCATAGCGGTCAATAATGTAGGGCACTGTCATCCAAGGGTAGTAGAGGCTATCAAATCACAGGCAGAGAAACTCATACATGTCTCAAATCTTTATTATACAGAAGTTCAGGCTAATCTTGCCGAAGAATTGGTAAAATTAACAGGTATGGAACGTGCTTTCTTCTGTAATTCTGGTGCTGAAGCAGTGGAAGCTGCAATGAAACTAGCTCGTGTCACCACGGGAAAAACAGAGTTTATAGCAGCAGAAAGGTCTTTCCATGGTCGTACCATGGGTTCTCTTTCTGTCACTTACAAAGAGATATATAGGGCTCCTTTCAGGCCTCTGGTACAGGAAGAGATCTTCGTACCCTATGATGATGCCAATGCAATGGCAGAAGCTATCACTGAAAAAACTGCTGCTATTATCATTGAACCCATTCAGGGAGAGGGCGGCGTTCACGTGCCTTCTGACGGTTATCTCCAGGAAGTGCGCCGCATATGTGATGAGCATGGCATACTGCTTATCTTTGATGAGGTACAGACAGGTTTTGGCAGGACTGGTAAGTGGTTCTGTAAGGACCATTTTGGTCTCCAGCCCGATATAATGTGTATGGCCAAAGCTATGGGTGGAGGTTTCCCCATGGGTGGGATTGTTGCCCGAAAAGGCATAGCATTTGGCAAAGGTCAGCATGCTTCTACTTTTGGCGGAAATCCACTGGCATGTGCTGCTGCTCTTGGTTCTATCTCAGCTATTAAAGAAGACAAGCTTCTGGAGCATGCCACTGAGGTTGGAATTTATTTTATGGATAAGTTAAGGAAAGCAAATATTTCAGGCTTCAAAGAGGTTCGTGGCCGTGGTCTTATGATCGGTCTTGAACTGGAGCGCAACTGTACTGAAATAGTAGAATATGCCAGGAAGAATGGTGTGCTGCTTAACAGTACTTCTGAAACTGTGATTCGCTTCGCTCCACCTCTTGTGATCACTAAGGACCAGATAGATAGGGTGGTAGAAGTAATTGAGCAGGCTTGA
- the hisC gene encoding histidinol-phosphate transaminase: protein MSRLELIDEDIRNIPEYVPGKSIEETAQKYGLDPASIIKLGSNENPLGPSQKAVQAILEYANKVHLYPSADAGELVDTLSMYLNIPSSNICATGPGMDGLLDNLMRLIIQKGDEVIIPIPTFSYYEIAARANGASVVYVDRKEDFIVDIGTIQKAVSPRTKVIFLCSPNNPSGDMVSESDIRTLLESFPGLVFVDEAYVEFADHSITNLVMEYDNLIVGRTFSKIFGLAGLRLGYGIMPAWLKKEYMKIATPFNVSLLAVKAGVAAISDKVHIEKSIAMVKEGRKYLKEELPFKVYDSMANFVLVDVSPLNANEVCEKLLKKGIIVRDCCSFKGAGNSLIRVTVGTKEQNVRVVNAFRSV from the coding sequence TTGAGCAGGCTTGAACTCATTGATGAGGATATACGCAATATTCCTGAATACGTGCCAGGGAAGTCCATAGAGGAAACTGCACAAAAATATGGCCTTGATCCGGCTTCCATCATAAAATTGGGTTCCAATGAGAACCCATTGGGGCCTTCTCAAAAAGCAGTTCAGGCTATTTTGGAATATGCCAATAAGGTCCATCTCTATCCTTCAGCGGATGCAGGTGAACTTGTAGATACTTTGAGCATGTACTTGAATATTCCTTCTTCCAATATATGTGCCACTGGACCTGGGATGGACGGTCTGCTGGATAACTTGATGCGTCTTATCATTCAGAAAGGTGACGAGGTAATAATTCCGATACCTACTTTCTCTTACTATGAGATAGCTGCCCGTGCAAATGGAGCTTCTGTTGTGTATGTAGATAGGAAAGAAGATTTCATTGTTGACATTGGGACTATTCAAAAAGCAGTGTCTCCACGCACTAAAGTTATTTTCCTATGTTCGCCAAATAATCCTTCTGGTGACATGGTGTCAGAGTCGGATATAAGGACGCTTCTGGAATCCTTCCCGGGGTTGGTGTTTGTTGATGAAGCATATGTAGAATTTGCCGATCACAGTATCACAAATCTTGTGATGGAATATGACAACCTGATTGTGGGCAGGACTTTCTCTAAGATATTTGGACTTGCAGGCTTACGCTTGGGTTATGGAATAATGCCTGCCTGGCTTAAGAAAGAATATATGAAGATAGCAACCCCATTTAATGTAAGTCTTCTAGCAGTTAAGGCTGGCGTAGCTGCAATTTCTGACAAGGTGCATATTGAAAAGAGCATTGCAATGGTCAAAGAAGGACGCAAATATCTGAAAGAAGAACTGCCATTTAAGGTATATGATTCCATGGCCAATTTCGTCCTTGTGGATGTATCTCCCCTCAATGCCAATGAAGTCTGTGAAAAGCTTCTTAAAAAAGGCATTATTGTACGGGATTGCTGTTCTTTCAAAGGTGCAGGTAACTCTCTGATAAGGGTAACCGTTGGGACAAAAGAGCAAAATGTGCGTGTTGTAAACGCATTCAGGTCAGTATAA
- a CDS encoding PUA domain-containing protein, with the protein MQDADKNLKKVRNIADYQFGKVCGKALFPDGVTFLLSRTNRVRQIMNNGQRIATVRAKDGMLTLSIDGAMVVHNVLPVPSYRVVVCDDAVPFVSKGKTVFAKHIVSLDQKLRAGEEVLVVDASDKLLATGQLLLSPDEALSIGRGPAVDVRNGIDQEKDRQDN; encoded by the coding sequence ATGCAAGATGCAGACAAGAATCTAAAAAAAGTTAGGAACATAGCCGATTACCAGTTTGGAAAAGTTTGTGGTAAAGCTCTTTTTCCAGATGGTGTGACTTTTCTGCTGTCTAGGACCAACCGTGTCAGGCAAATTATGAATAATGGACAGCGCATTGCTACTGTTAGGGCAAAAGATGGAATGCTCACCCTAAGCATTGACGGAGCTATGGTGGTGCACAATGTCCTGCCTGTTCCTTCTTATAGAGTTGTGGTCTGTGATGATGCCGTTCCCTTTGTCTCAAAAGGCAAAACTGTTTTCGCAAAACATATTGTCAGTTTGGACCAGAAACTTCGAGCAGGTGAAGAAGTTCTTGTTGTTGATGCCTCTGACAAGCTTCTTGCCACAGGCCAACTTTTGCTTTCTCCGGATGAAGCATTGTCTATAGGAAGAGGACCGGCTGTTGATGTGCGCAATGGCATTGATCAAGAGAAAGACAGACAGGATAATTAA
- a CDS encoding phosphatidylserine decarboxylase, which yields MLAKGSIPWILTTSVITICFAVATYITESIYAKVGLLIGIVAIVFFFVFFRDPERYFTEGDECMISPADGRIVDIRGRKLCIFMNFQNVHVNRAPLKGKVTAIEYRKGGYIPAFCKDSHRNERQHIFIDTEHGKVEVIQIAGTVTRRIIPYVKEGDVMEKGQRIGMIRFGSRVDVTVPENFIIECKRGDKVYAGRTAIARIKPKE from the coding sequence ATGCTTGCAAAAGGTTCAATTCCTTGGATATTAACTACTTCTGTTATTACGATTTGTTTTGCAGTGGCAACCTACATTACAGAATCCATATATGCAAAAGTAGGACTGTTAATAGGAATAGTGGCAATTGTATTCTTTTTTGTATTCTTCAGAGACCCTGAACGTTACTTCACGGAAGGGGACGAGTGCATGATATCACCCGCTGATGGCAGAATAGTAGATATTAGGGGCAGGAAACTATGTATCTTTATGAATTTCCAGAATGTTCATGTGAATAGAGCACCCTTGAAAGGGAAGGTCACTGCCATAGAATACAGAAAAGGTGGTTATATACCTGCTTTTTGTAAGGACTCACATAGGAATGAGAGGCAGCACATATTCATAGATACAGAACACGGAAAAGTAGAAGTGATTCAGATAGCAGGTACCGTTACCAGAAGGATAATACCTTATGTGAAGGAAGGAGATGTGATGGAAAAGGGACAACGCATCGGAATGATCCGATTTGGGTCCAGAGTAGACGTGACAGTTCCTGAAAACTTCATAATTGAGTGCAAAAGAGGCGACAAGGTATATGCTGGCCGGACTGCTATAGCCAGAATAAAACCAAAGGAGTGA
- a CDS encoding dihydroneopterin aldolase family protein: MSKTNSITERDNALFEAGIKLGALYHQFSGSPVNLKTVDSLEKAIAESISVQPYVKSITVSIDRAIIRSKLNSEFGYCELEGRMLDVNLTMKYENLVVNASLKFNKELDYPLMKIEEISNIQ, encoded by the coding sequence ATGAGCAAAACAAACAGCATAACTGAAAGAGACAATGCACTATTTGAAGCCGGAATCAAGCTTGGAGCATTATACCACCAGTTCAGTGGTTCACCTGTGAACCTGAAAACAGTAGATAGTTTGGAAAAGGCAATAGCAGAGAGCATATCTGTGCAGCCATACGTAAAAAGCATAACGGTTAGCATCGATAGGGCAATTATACGTTCCAAACTAAACAGTGAATTTGGGTACTGCGAACTGGAAGGACGTATGCTGGATGTCAATCTGACCATGAAGTACGAAAATTTAGTAGTAAACGCTTCTCTCAAATTCAATAAAGAACTGGATTATCCTTTAATGAAAATAGAAGAAATATCAAATATCCAATAG
- the pssA gene encoding CDP-diacylglycerol--serine O-phosphatidyltransferase, which produces MPDLITLLNALCGFGAIVATQNGMLQLSCILILIAAIADGLDGSLARYTGGSEIGGALDSLADVISFGVAPAIIIAVHMGNKYFTLLAVCFYLTCGILRLARFSISKYNNNFFNGLPITAAGITVAAIILASNGQLQPIVMEFGSIVLGFLMVSSVPYMKIRGKEKTLPLTVIFAISILSYFLHTTHRSAFSVPLLLIMILYIISPIYIRNREKIHEQNKQHN; this is translated from the coding sequence TTGCCAGATCTTATCACTCTGCTCAATGCATTGTGTGGCTTTGGAGCGATCGTTGCAACACAAAATGGAATGCTTCAATTGTCTTGTATATTAATCCTTATTGCTGCAATTGCTGATGGTCTTGATGGAAGTTTGGCCAGATATACAGGAGGAAGCGAAATAGGAGGAGCACTTGATTCACTTGCAGATGTCATTTCTTTTGGAGTGGCACCAGCAATAATAATAGCTGTACACATGGGAAACAAATACTTTACACTCCTAGCAGTTTGCTTTTATCTGACCTGTGGAATCCTTAGGCTTGCAAGATTTAGCATATCCAAATACAACAACAATTTCTTTAACGGCTTACCAATTACAGCAGCCGGGATAACAGTGGCTGCAATAATATTAGCAAGTAACGGACAACTACAACCAATTGTGATGGAATTTGGAAGCATAGTACTAGGATTCCTGATGGTAAGCAGTGTGCCTTACATGAAAATAAGAGGCAAAGAGAAGACGCTTCCATTAACAGTTATCTTCGCTATTTCCATATTGAGTTATTTCCTGCATACAACACACAGAAGCGCATTTTCAGTACCTTTACTGTTGATAATGATACTGTACATCATTTCTCCAATATACATAAGGAACAGGGAAAAGATCCATGAGCAAAACAAACAGCATAACTGA
- a CDS encoding Coenzyme F420 hydrogenase/dehydrogenase, beta subunit C-terminal domain: MVEVGDRLLGYATDPNVRSKGASGGLVTAVLAAALEKGLVEGVVILKRIGEYEAVPVITDDVQEVLSSGGSMHAVPVNLAKYAVGKKIAMPGKPCDVRGVIEQAKRNSVDLSNTYIVGLNCGGSMHPVLTKEMLIKMYEIDPEDVVGEEIEKGKLIFKTKSGEEKSIAIDKLEEAGYGRRESCRYCDVKIPVSADLACGNWGVVGELAGSATFCEVMNEKGKLLLDIAIEAGYVEVRPADDKSIAIREKVNSAMLKLGDEWKEKVFEEISDKDRLKYYIDQFADCIDCGACKEVCPACACGEDSKCTLFHSLADNYKMSMYHMVRLLHLSDSCIGCGQCADVCPVDIPVTTIFRRFANPAQKKRNYVPGMDLKRPPFLEVMLK, translated from the coding sequence ATGGTCGAGGTTGGAGACAGGTTGTTGGGTTATGCAACTGATCCGAATGTCCGCAGCAAAGGTGCATCTGGAGGATTAGTTACTGCTGTTCTGGCTGCTGCTCTTGAGAAGGGACTGGTCGAAGGCGTGGTTATACTTAAGCGTATAGGTGAATACGAAGCAGTTCCAGTAATTACCGACGATGTTCAGGAAGTGCTGTCTTCTGGAGGCAGCATGCATGCTGTGCCTGTGAATCTGGCAAAATACGCAGTCGGCAAAAAGATAGCAATGCCTGGAAAACCATGTGATGTACGTGGTGTAATCGAGCAGGCTAAACGCAACAGTGTTGACCTCAGCAATACCTATATAGTGGGACTTAATTGCGGAGGGTCTATGCATCCTGTGCTTACTAAGGAAATGCTCATCAAGATGTATGAGATCGATCCCGAGGACGTTGTTGGCGAAGAGATCGAAAAAGGTAAGCTTATTTTTAAAACAAAAAGTGGGGAAGAGAAGTCCATAGCTATTGACAAGCTTGAGGAAGCAGGATATGGAAGACGTGAAAGCTGTCGTTATTGTGATGTGAAAATACCTGTCAGTGCTGATCTTGCATGCGGTAACTGGGGTGTTGTTGGAGAGTTGGCAGGAAGTGCTACCTTCTGTGAAGTGATGAACGAGAAGGGTAAGCTTCTGCTTGATATTGCTATTGAAGCCGGTTATGTGGAAGTGAGGCCAGCAGATGACAAATCCATAGCTATCAGGGAAAAGGTCAACAGCGCTATGCTTAAGTTGGGCGACGAATGGAAGGAAAAGGTATTTGAAGAGATATCTGACAAGGATCGCCTCAAATATTACATCGATCAGTTTGCAGACTGTATTGACTGCGGCGCCTGTAAAGAGGTATGTCCTGCATGTGCATGTGGAGAAGACTCAAAATGCACTCTGTTCCACAGTCTTGCTGATAATTATAAAATGAGCATGTACCATATGGTTCGCCTTCTTCATCTGTCTGACAGCTGTATCGGCTGTGGGCAGTGTGCGGATGTATGCCCTGTGGATATTCCTGTAACCACTATTTTTAGACGTTTTGCAAATCCTGCCCAGAAGAAGCGCAATTATGTGCCCGGTATGGATCTTAAGAGGCCTCCCTTCCTAGAGGTGATGTTGAAATGA